The sequence below is a genomic window from Daphnia pulicaria isolate SC F1-1A chromosome 6, SC_F0-13Bv2, whole genome shotgun sequence.
ATGTCCATTCTATTGTTAAATGCACAATACGCGAAGGAActcaagagaagaagaatgaaaaaactTAAAGGCGGAAGGCCGCCTACATTTTCGATCCCTTAGGTACCAAATTCATTTTGCGTGCTAGTGACCAGAggatgaaaaaagacattGATAGTTGATACTATATAACTTTTGGCTTTTATCAACGGAAAATAATACTACGAaagacataaaaataaaataaagggtGTTTAAAACTTTATTAAAAACTGCTAGTAACCTaacgaacaaaaagaaaaaaaaaaagaaaacaaaaaacgagcaaaaaagaaaaaaaaacaacaaaaaatagcgCAACTTCGATTTTTTGAACACGACCAACGTCACCAACCTTTTTTTGATCAAGATTGTAATAAACCGAATTCATTCAATTCTATTATGTGATTTAAAGTGTTATAAATCAAATAAGTGTTGCGtgcaggaataaaaaaaaaatctcatctAAATTTGTACTACTTCCAAGACAAGCGCAAATGACCATAGGGGTTATCATTTGTCTCAATCACATACTGtagtttgaaatcattttttggtaATAAAAGTGTGCTGAAATGACGGGGGAAATGCCTGGAGACATCTTATACCTTAATCacgaactattttttttttcttttcgcatcagtattatttcattttttttatgtaagaAGACGATTGACGTTTCATTTCTATTACCAACATTACAAACAGAAACAGAACAAGACTGTATAGTGTATACGTTGGGAGTGTGCTGGCCAAAATAGAACACTGGAGGGGACGGGCACAGAAGAGTcaagggaaaaaacaaacaagaaataataGTTGTATTTAGATGTTCCCCGAGATTTGATTTCCTCTTTAGTTCGTATCTAGTAGAATTCTAAGCCCAATACTACTTCATTTAGGGTGACAAGGAGTCGTGAAGATAGCTACTAGGTCGAGATTTCGCGATTGGCGTTGAGGAAGTAGGAGTCATTGGTGTTCGGGTTACTTCCGAGTTTTTAGTTGTCATTAAACCGATGGGCACAGGAAGAGGTTTGATGACACGCGGACCTGAGGGAGCACCTCTGCGAGTTTTCTTTACGGACCCTTCCGATTTAGATTTTCGATTTCCTTGGTGAGCAGGACCAACCGGTCTTAAGCGGGGTCTTCCAGGGCGACGTTTTACTGTTGGGCTAGCTGAAATGTCTTGCAGCGTTGCATGCGCTTCCTCTCCTGGTAGGTCAAGAATTTTGAATTCACTAGTTTGTATGATACTACAATTTTGACTAATACCATTATTGCTAGATATGTCTGATAAACGATTTGCTTCTGGGCTCAAAAAGCCGACTTCATTCTCCAACGCAGGTTTAGTGGTCTCACGACCAGTCCCGGACGACGAGGCCATAACTCTAGAACGTTTACCAGATCCTGGTGGACGTCCTCGTCTGCCACCTCGATTGGGTCGGGGTCGTTGACGACCCGGAATTAGAGGTGTAAATCGTCCAACACCTAAATTACCGAAACTTGGTTAGTCTTTCTCGTTATAATGTAAGAGTTCGTAATAAATTGCCTGATGAATCCACTAGTCCACTATCATCGACCACCAATGATCCATCATTAGACGTTTCATCAAAACGAAATCCACTTTGAGACGAATGCTAGAAAAATACAACTATTTAGGGAGGTTTTCATTAATCGGATTATAAGTTTAATCAACAAACCTCAGTTAAAGTTGGACTTGCGGCCGGAGTGTATTCGGTGGGTGTAGCACTGCCAAGACAAGTGCGTTTGGCTTCCGGCATCttttaatcataataaaaaacaattaacaaaCAATCGAAAATTTCGATAACCAAATTATGCAAGAAATCGTACCACCGAAGTTGAACTTCCCATGTGCTTCCGCTTTCGTTCAGCTTCACGTTCTAATTCTTGTTGTTTCCGTTCTGCTTGCCGTAGGCGATCTACATATATTATTACATTACGAACGTCATGTTTAGGTAAGGAACATGATTTCATTCTCGAGACTTATGAAAGACGTacattttctttcgatttcttCATCATCCAGAAGTAAAGAAACAACCTCAGTCGGTTTTAAAGTATCTGGTTTGAAATTGCCGCCGGAAATTACaatcttttgaattttgctCTTTTCTCGAGCACGTTGTAAAATGCGCTCTTCAATTGTGCCTTTACAAATTAACCTATAGACCGTCACCTGAATGAAGAAACACGCGAATTAAGGTATAAAAATTAttacccaaataaaaaaaaaactatatgtTCACGTGCCTGCTTTGTTTGTCCTAGACGATGAGCACGATCCATAGCCTGCTGATCCACGGTAGGATTCCAGTCACTATCATAGAAAATAACCTGGAAAGTAGTAACACTATTAGTTAAAGAAAGACTTGTGGTAAAAGTAAAATACCGTGTCAGCCGCCGTCAAATTGATGCCAAGACCTCCTGCACGAGTACTTAACAAGAAGACAAAAATGTCGGACCTACGTTTGAAACATAAATATACatacaataaatttaaatcaagTTTAAGTGCACGCAGCCACCCGCATTACAAAACAGCAAACCACATAAATACGTCcccccttaaaaaataaaaaaacaaacaaaacctgGTCTGAAAATCGGCGACCATGTCTCGGCGATCAGATATCTTTGAGGACCCATCTAACCGCATGTATGTCCACTTGCGATGCCACATATATTCCTGGAGAATAGAAAACATTCCTTAGGAAACATACCAGGTGAAAGTTTAATTTTGTGTACACACCTCAAGCAAGTCAATGATTCGGGTCATCTGCGAATAAATTAATACTCGGTGGCCTTCACTTTTGAGTCGGCGTAGCAGAGCATCAAGAACTTGTAACTTGCCTGCATCACAAATTAATGTTTCCTTGTCTGCAACAATTTGTAATAATTCATTACTGCAATGATCAGAAGAAAATTTTGCTTGTAGTGTCGGATTTTACCTGGAAGTATCACATTGGACCAGCCCTGCTTTGGCTTAGCAACTTCTAGTCCGCCAACACAGGACGATTGAAAAATTGAGGGTGTTGCTTCACGAACTTCAGCTGATCCACAGAGGATCAGATTCTTTCCTTCAGCACTAGCGCAATGAGAGAACTTTTCTAGCCAGTAGGCTGCGCTTCTGTCGCTGCATACAACAGGAGAGCCGCGGCAACTCACCTACGCAAGCATTGTTACACATGTCCTAAGGGATACAATtattaataatgataatacCTTCAAAATAGGCAAGGACAAAAGATTTGGCATGTTCGTCCACAAACACTTTAAGGTTTGTGTTGGCCGAGACACGAACGGAAATTCGGAAGCACCAGCAGTTTTAGCTTTGCGGCTTCGTAAAATCCGATGCTCAATTGTTTCTGGCATATTTGAAAGCCGGTGATCCAAGTGGGCATAGCCTGTTCCGATAGATGTTGTGAAAACAAATGACGAGAAGATGTTGCTGGATTTCACAGAAGCTGAAGATAATGCATTAAGAGGCTGAATGAGTAAATGAGGTTTTACTCCATCCTTCCAAATTTGGTTATGGAGCTGGATTGCTTCACATTCCAAAACAGTGCGACCATATTTCAAACTGTAAAAGTTTTAAAGAAGTGTAAACAACTGACAACAATCAGTAGAATGTCAGAAATTACCTTGACAGAATTCCATTATTCATAATGGAAAAAAGTTCGAAGGGAGAAAGCCCCATCAAACGGCTAAACGATACAAAACTTTCAACCAGCAATGAGCCATTCGTAATTTGCGATTCAGACGGGAATAAAGACCGGTGGGAATATTCTTGactccaaataaaaaaacgacctAATAACAAATGACGGCGGCTGGGGAAAGCTGTGTGTAGAAGCCCTTGGCGAAAGAGGAATTTGGGTAAATCGTACGATGcaggttgaaagaaaaaaggggatttTGCCTCTCTTCTTTCAAATAGCTCAGGATGGTTGCAAACCTGTGAATGGAAACAATCATGTCAGGTAATATCATATAAAAGATATTAAGAtaacataaataaaatataagatAATATAAAAGGTATTAAGATAAAGATTTATACCTTTCTGAACTGCATGACAAGATTCATAAGCGTCGTCGTGGCGTTTTGAGCAGTGGCGGATGACCCGCCCGAATACAGCAAATCATCTAtactgatttttcttttaagtgcTAAGAAAATACGAAATCATTGATGAAGCaagtgaaaacaacaaaaaaaaaaacattgtctTGAGGAAATACCTTGATACAACATTCGCTGTCGGTTGGTTAGTGGGCAATACATCATAATCTCAATTTTGTCcgaaagttcattttcaacgTCTTTTTTAACACGACGTAGCATAAACGGCTTAAGAATCATATGCAAAcgagacaaatgtttttcatcGATGCCCGTTTTGTTTTCAGCATGAGACTCAATGTCTTTAGAAAACCATTCGTTGAACTCCTCGTGTGAGTCAAATAAAGTAGGCATGATGAAATGAAGTAAAGCCCACAGTTCAGCCATGCTATTTTGAATCGGCGTACCAGATAAAAGAAGTCTGTTGCGACAGTTAAAACCCAGAAGCATTTTCCAGCGGGTACTAGAAGCACTCTTGATGGCCTGCGCTTCGTCCAATATCATATATTGCCATTTGATtcgattgaaatatttataatCTGTCACGATTAGCTGGTAGGATGTTACAACTACGTGAAAGCTGGCATCTGGAGTATGCAAATTTCTGGTATCCCAAAATTTCCgaaggatttttctttcctgggGGCTTCCCCAATAAGGGATAACTTTAAAGTCTGGGACGAAACGTGCTAATTCTTGCTGCCAATTATGTAGTGTTGAGGCTGGTGAAATGATCAGAAACGGACCCCAGATTCCATATTGTTCGGTAATGTGAGCCAAGAAAGCGATCGACTGTACTGTTTTACCCAACCCCATTTCGTCGGCAAGAATACCATTTATGCCTTCGTCGTACAGGTTAGCGATCCAATTCATACCCTTTAACTGATACGATTTTAAAGatccttgaaatatttttggttGCGCATGCTCCGGACGTGCTGTAAAACGTTAAGTATGCATTAATTAAGGTTTCATCActcattttgttattttatttttttacttaccaTGAACTTCGTTCGAGGTTAATACTTCTAATTCCTCTTGGTCATCGAACTGTTGCGTCTGTTGTTGATGTACGTGAAATGCTGTGTTGACATTGTTCATTACACGCTGTTTGGTGGCTTCGCAGTCGTAATCATCTAAATATGCTAATTGCGGATTGACTTCTTCATCAAGGTGGCCGAGAATCAAATCGTGTTGAGCAGCTGCATCAGGGTTTcctgatattttaaaaaattcgaaaatgatgTTCGATTActtagaaatttgaaaaggccAGCGTGACAACAATGTAAATTACCAAGTTTTTTGGCCATAAAATGGGCGTACAGTTCCGTTTGTGTTATCAGGAAGTTGAGCTTCCGCTGCTGTCTCCTTGCTTCCATCAACTCCACATCGAGCTTGCGCTGTTCTTCTGCTTCCTTTTCTGCTTGGCGACGTTGAACCTGTAATTTTTGagcaataaaatttcaatatttatctgaaaatattcaCTTGTTGTGCAAACCTTTTCAACTCTGTCATAACGCTTCCAGTAAGCTTGCATTTCACGTGTGAGTCTTTTGGCACGCCACACAATTTCTTTCATGGCTTTCTGAGACTGCATGGCACGCAAACGGCATACACGCATGCAGCCAGTTGCAGCGCGTTTACAAGAAACCAATTCTTCTTTGTGGTTATTAATGCGAGCTTTCGATGCCTAccgaaaattgttttaatttcaagATTACATAAGTTCAATCAATACTAAGGGAAAAGTTTGTGATTACCTTGCTTATCTCTTTCTTGCAAATTAGCAACCATAATTTACGTCGTTGAGCGATCAGGGCCTTAACTGAAGGTGGGCCCTTCTCTTTCTTtaactttcctttcttttcacctttttccttctttaatcgttcttttttcttctttcctttaggTGAGGGGTGAGGGGACGGACTAAGTGGTGTAGGAGAATGCGATAGAACAGGAGAAGGGGATTGAAGTCCACTACCAGTCTCCATCACGTTACGAAATAATCCTCCGGGTTCATCCACGTCTGATTCAAAACTAAAATCAGCAGTTTCAGAGAAGTCAACAGGCTCTTTTTTAACCACTATAAGAGAAGATTTCACGACGGTATCCGAGGATGCTTCTTTTGGTTCAAAATTCGAGAGCACAGGAGTCCCAGGTTCCAACTTAACATTTAAGATTTTCATGTCTGCTTCATTTTTATCATctttagttttcttctttctccttctgACCAGTTTAGTCTCTTTGGGAATTATCTTATCTGTTTTTTCACGACCAGATTTCAATTCTTCACTTTTCAATACAGAAGATTTATGTTCGGGATATATGTCTCTCTTTGAAAGTAGACCTGCTGAGTAATACATGAATTGTCGATTTTTTGTTGATGAGTAAAATTTGGCTTGATATTTCTTTCTCAAACGATGTagatagagcaattcatgtaTTCCTTCTTCAGCCTGGGCTTCAGGATCAGACTCATTGGAACTTGAATCACTAAGAAGAACATCTTTTAACCAAGCTCTTTCTTTcccaatttgttcaaagttgtATAAACGAAACTTATTTGTTATTCTATCTGTAAAATATGGTATAAAATATTAAGACtttattttaacaattaaaaaagacaatcttaacaaaaaacaaaccagaTTTTGAAACAGGCAATCCATGCAGGAACTGTACATCTTCAGGTATCTTAACAGCAGGATCACAAAAACTGTCAGATGAGTCATCTTCATCCCTGTAAGAATTCATAATTTCGTCAAGCCATTATTGCCAGTAGTAAAAAATTAAGTACCTTCGCAAAACGCCTTGTACTTGATCCAGAAAGGGTTCTAATCGCAAACTTCTTTCGAGTCTTTGAATATGAACCGGTTTGGCTAAGTGCTGATCCAAGTTGGAGTCAGCCATAGTACGTTTTTTAGCCGAATTAACAATTTCTCGAACACGGTGCGGTCTtcacaagaaaattttttacaccATTACCTGCCATCAACGTGCGTTATTTCGACGAATTTAAAGCACTATGAACGCAAGTTTAGAGTTTAGGCAACGATTTTacaattttcgttttgttggGAGCAGACATTTTGACACAGACGTTGTCAAATGTTTGAGTGCGCAATCCCCATCTGATCCCCAtcccccccccacaaaaaaacccagaaatttaaatttcatacAGAAATTTCATTCATACAGCCCGGAGCTAAATGGGTGAATTTTTTACATGtgttaaaaaagttttatttttttatttttttttacattggtTTGCCGTTTGCTGGCACGCCGAAaccgacacaaaaaaaaatgtaaaaaaaaaaaaaaagtttcaccgCAACGCCATCTAGCTACCGTTCGGGTTTGCCCGCGGACCCAGCGATACGACCCGGCGCCCGTCccgtaaaaaaaatacctcaGTGGTTTCacatttcctgtttttttcccctttaacCCGGGCAGTGGCCTGGTATTCATGGCCCGTGTTTCAGCCCTAACCTCGAGTACgtcttttttataaaaaaaaaagaaaaaaaatctcaaacCTTGTAACCTGAATCTGTACGGGaagaatcaaacaaattttgacatagaatcaaaataaaatacttttgagaatttttttttaaggtaattttattttttactgaaTGTATTTATCACCGAAACTAAAAACAATGATTCACAACAATATGAACATTTTACAAGTTGTAAAACAAGTAACATTCCTATATGTgaataaacaataaacaaatcaatttgaaaatacaGCACACATTGAAAGAAGTAAATGTAAAAGATATTTCATGAAAATTTAGTTTGTTAACTTCAGCCTGCTTTTCAAGAAAGAACTGATTCCATTAAGACATAATAATTTATCAGTCAGAATCCAATTCCTCAGCATTACCAAAGTATTCACTAACATTGTTTGATATAAGGCTATCATCATGCTTGGCTATCATATTGATAATCTCAGGATCCCTGGAAAGAGCTAAGGCTTTGTTCCCTTcacaatttaaaatgtttgtttttgctcCACTTGAAAGTAACAAACTAACAGCTTCAATTCTACCTTTCCAAGTAGCAGCATGAAGTGCAGTGTCTCCTAATTTATTCTATGTATATATAAACAAATTAGATTATAaaataactaataaaattaggtaaattaattacttgagcatttaaatcaattttttctgattgcaGTAATAGTTGCATGCAAGAAATATGTCCTCCATGGGCTGCCCAGAACAAGGCTGTATTACCTGCTTTATCGAgttgcttaaaaaaaaataatgaaacttcAGCATCAGTTATAACTCCTAAATGGAGCTAATTAACTTGCATTCACAGACACTCCATTGAGAATTGCCTCTTCTAAAAATAAGACATTCCCACGTCGACATGCATCATGAAGGGGCATTGTTATCAACTCAGCATTTTCTTCAACTGACATaaaatgaaacagaaaatGTGTTGATTGTTTCCTTAATAACACTTTTCAATGGATAACAATATTTGATTCAAGTTACCATAATTGCAGGGAATTAATCCAGTACAGGTACCACACTTAGCCTTTAGCCAGTTAGGGTCTGAGGAGGATTCCATGACATATAACAACTCTCCTTCTTCAAATGACAGTTCATCAGGCTAGGAATATGAGCATGTAAATTAAGATTATTTCTGAAGCCTTAATTGTTAGAATTGtatagcaaaaaaataaaacttacatGCTGTGCCGTATAGGCGTATAATGCTTTAACGACTTTCACTTGCCCTGTCATGACATTTCAATATTATTGACACATTGACAGAGGAGGCagggaaaacttttttaactgTAAATTGAAGTGTTGAATATTACTAATACCTGGTTTTGGAGGTTTCGGAGGAGGtacattcatttttaattcaaagaaaatataCTTTTAAGTATTcacaagatttatttcaatttaggTTTTTTCCAAAGTAAAATGGTTTTTCATACGTCCATAAGGCCATGAAGGGGGAATGATAAGGAAGGATAAGGCACGACTGGGGTTTTTTTCATAGAGGGCGAACCTAGCGGAATTTTTTCACTGGCAGACCAAAACACCAAACTGCTTTTCGGCGCGGATAAGAGGATTGCATTGCATGTTGTAAACTTCCTCCCGATTGGCGATTGCATAGAAGTCTAGAACTAATTATTAGGAAATAACAAAACCGCATGCTCAACCTTTTTCGATTTATAATTAGTGGTACAGATTGTTTGCTTATCTCCTGGCAAGTAAGCAACGTAGGCAGTAGGCAATGCAAGTataaatattaatttcttgaattcttttcaacaattttatctTTCCTTCGTCGTATCGCAGCTTTTCCTGCATTTTATATATCAGAGTGAAAAAATTACATCTGACAAATTTGCTTGTAGCctattatatatatgtatatatttacTTATAATAGTGCAAAgggttttagttttttaataccgcaagtggaaaaataaatcgaCTTATCGAGAAGCTTCCTTTCGCTTCCAATTTCACACAGCAGCCAACCATATAACCCTGTTTTTTTAAAGCCTTGCCTTTCGTCAGTGGTATGGACTATGGAGAGATGGTTTCCAgcatccatttttaaaaattttccatAAGGGGCCGTCTACTCATTTTACTAAAAGGTCGAGTTGACTGTTTATATGTCGCAACTCGCAACGTCCTAGATGGCGTTGATTCAACTCGACCTCCATACAAAATCGCTAGTAAAAAAGTAGCAAAGTAGCTTGCCGTCGAATccccttatgggaaatttaacatggTCTTTGGCATCCATCTTTCCATACCCTTGCTTTTGTTTATTGTTTAGTTTATTTCCTGAAGAGGCCTTTATCTGTTTGCGAGCATGGCGACATGCGATTGGCTCGAGCCTTGTGTTGGCGAGAGGAGAGATATTATTAAGGaattatataaaataaattattattaatattaacTAATTTAAGCTTAGTAATAGCTTAGTTAAGTTAGAGCACAAGTTCGTAATCCAGTGGCCGTCTGAGACagcattttcaaatttggaaCATTTTCCACGAATGGGAATGGAGAAATCAGATATGTTTATGAACGCACCCTTAAAACAAATGAAGGCAGTATACGTTCACTCGCACGTGGTCTTTGTGTCTTCTGCTTCAACATTCTGTCGTTAGTtggttcagaatttcaagcttaaATCTCGAAGTGCCTGCTAACAATTTTTAAGCTTTTACACTTTCATGAtggcgaaaagaaagaagagcacCATCATGCCGGAATCGAAAGAtaacaaaattgaagaaacTGCATTGCCATTGGTGCGAACATCAGACGAGCCTGTGACGAAAAAGGTATATGCTAATCTAAAAATCagtgacaatttttttaattcatgcTTAAATCAAATAGGCGAAATGGGTGAACAAACAAAGAGTTCTTGTCTTTGCTGCACGTGGAATAACACAAAGAGATAGGCACTTGATGGTTGACTTGCGTGATATGATGCCTCACTCCAAAACAGAAAGTAAATTTGAGAGAAAGGACCCTCTATTTGTCATCAATGaagtaacattttcttttcaatttcataAATTAAGTACTAATATTCAAATAACATCTTCATGTAGATTTGTGAAATGAAGAATTGTAGTAAATGCATATTTtttgaaggaaggaaaaaacaagATTTGTTTCTTTGGCTTGCAGATGTTCCAAAAGGGCCTAGTGCTAAATTTTATATTGAAAATGGTCAGTTTATTAAAGTAATAATATGATCAGtactaaatttatttttttttactagtgCACACaatgaaagaattgaaaatgacTGGAAATTGCTTAAAGGGCACAAGACCATTGCTATCGTTTGACTCCAGTTTTGACACACATCCACATTGGTCTCTATTAAAGGAACTCATGACACAGGCAaggttttatttatattttcttcaggatgacataatttttttttattttaaaattttaagatCTTTTCAACTCCTAAGAATCATCCCAAAAGTCAACCATTCTTTGACCATGTTTTCACTTTTACGATAATTGAAAAACGGATCTGGTTTCGAAACTTTCAAATTCTTGAAGAGGATGGTCAGCTTGCTGAAataggtatttttattttttttcctttggttTCTAAGATTGTTGTTTAAAATGATTCGAATGTATAGGGCCACGATTTGTGTTGAATCCCATCAAAGTTTTCGATGGGAGTTTTGGCGGAGAAACTATTTGGGAAAATTCTAGTTATGTTACGCCAAATGcggtatttttaaataatcctTTTCCACTTACAACACATCCTATCAAGTTTCTTCTTTAGTATCGCCGAATGCTGAACTTACAAACAGGATTGAAGTATCGTCAGAAAATTGAGCAAAAGTTGTCGCTGGCAGCAAGACAACCGACAGGAGATCTATGCGATTTGGACCCGCTTGATGAAGAGGTTTTTGAAGACAAAAATGCAGCTAAAATTGTTAAAGAAGTTGCGAGCAATCGTGGTGaaggtgggaaaaaaaagaaaaaagagaagaaaaagaagatgaagaacccAAAAGCAACTGGCAAGAAAAGAGCTGGAgctatttttaatgaaatcttGGGTGATTCTGGCGATGAATAACTGTTGTCTTGTAAACGACGTACTGAATACAAACCGTTCTGACGCTGATATTTTCTTGAGTTCc
It includes:
- the LOC124343031 gene encoding chromatin-remodeling ATPase INO80-like yields the protein MADSNLDQHLAKPVHIQRLERSLRLEPFLDQVQGVLRRDEDDSSDSFCDPAVKIPEDVQFLHGLPVSKSDRITNKFRLYNFEQIGKERAWLKDVLLSDSSSNESDPEAQAEEGIHELLYLHRLRKKYQAKFYSSTKNRQFMYYSAGLLSKRDIYPEHKSSVLKSEELKSGREKTDKIIPKETKLVRRRKKKTKDDKNEADMKILNVKLEPGTPVLSNFEPKEASSDTVVKSSLIVVKKEPVDFSETADFSFESDVDEPGGLFRNVMETGSGLQSPSPVLSHSPTPLSPSPHPSPKGKKKKERLKKEKGEKKGKLKKEKGPPSVKALIAQRRKLWLLICKKEISKASKARINNHKEELVSCKRAATGCMRVCRLRAMQSQKAMKEIVWRAKRLTREMQAYWKRYDRVEKVQRRQAEKEAEEQRKLDVELMEARRQQRKLNFLITQTELYAHFMAKKLGNPDAAAQHDLILGHLDEEVNPQLAYLDDYDCEATKQRVMNNVNTAFHVHQQQTQQFDDQEELEVLTSNEVHARPEHAQPKIFQGSLKSYQLKGMNWIANLYDEGINGILADEMGLGKTVQSIAFLAHITEQYGIWGPFLIISPASTLHNWQQELARFVPDFKVIPYWGSPQERKILRKFWDTRNLHTPDASFHVVVTSYQLIVTDYKYFNRIKWQYMILDEAQAIKSASSTRWKMLLGFNCRNRLLLSGTPIQNSMAELWALLHFIMPTLFDSHEEFNEWFSKDIESHAENKTGIDEKHLSRLHMILKPFMLRRVKKDVENELSDKIEIMMYCPLTNRQRMLYQALKRKISIDDLLYSGGSSATAQNATTTLMNLVMQFRKVCNHPELFERREAKSPFFFQPASYDLPKFLFRQGLLHTAFPSRRHLLLGRFFIWSQEYSHRSLFPSESQITNGSLLVESFVSFSRLMGLSPFELFSIMNNGILSSLKYGRTVLECEAIQLHNQIWKDGVKPHLLIQPLNALSSASVKSSNIFSSFVFTTSIGTGYAHLDHRLSNMPETIEHRILRSRKAKTAGASEFPFVSRPTQTLKCLWTNMPNLLSLPILKVSCRGSPVVCSDRSAAYWLEKFSHCASAEGKNLILCGSAEVREATPSIFQSSCVGGLEVAKPKQGWSNVILPDKETLICDAGKLQVLDALLRRLKSEGHRVLIYSQMTRIIDLLEEYMWHRKWTYMRLDGSSKISDRRDMVADFQTRSDIFVFLLSTRAGGLGINLTAADTVIFYDSDWNPTVDQQAMDRAHRLGQTKQVTVYRLICKGTIEERILQRAREKSKIQKIVISGGNFKPDTLKPTEVVSLLLDDEEIERKYRLRQAERKQQELEREAERKRKHMGSSTSVMPEAKRTCLGSATPTEYTPAASPTLTEHSSQSGFRFDETSNDGSLVVDDSGLVDSSGVGRFTPLIPGRQRPRPNRGGRRGRPPGSGKRSRVMASSSGTGRETTKPALENEVGFLSPEANRLSDISSNNGEEAHATLQDISASPTVKRRPGRPRLRPVGPAHQGNRKSKSEGSVKKTRRGAPSGPRVIKPLPVPIGLMTTKNSEVTRTPMTPTSSTPIAKSRPSSYLHDSLSP
- the LOC124343065 gene encoding osteoclast-stimulating factor 1-like, whose product is MNVPPPKPPKPGQVKVVKALYAYTAQHPDELSFEEGELLYVMESSSDPNWLKAKCGTCTGLIPCNYVEENAELITMPLHDACRRGNVLFLEEAILNGVSVNQLDKAGNTALFWAAHGGHISCMQLLLQSEKIDLNAQNKLGDTALHAATWKGRIEAVSLLLSSGAKTNILNCEGNKALALSRDPEIINMIAKHDDSLISNNVSEYFGNAEELDSD
- the LOC124343056 gene encoding ribosome biogenesis protein BRX1 homolog translates to MMAKRKKSTIMPESKDNKIEETALPLVRTSDEPVTKKAKWVNKQRVLVFAARGITQRDRHLMVDLRDMMPHSKTESKFERKDPLFVINEICEMKNCSKCIFFEGRKKQDLFLWLADVPKGPSAKFYIENVHTMKELKMTGNCLKGTRPLLSFDSSFDTHPHWSLLKELMTQIFSTPKNHPKSQPFFDHVFTFTIIEKRIWFRNFQILEEDGQLAEIGPRFVLNPIKVFDGSFGGETIWENSSYVTPNAYRRMLNLQTGLKYRQKIEQKLSLAARQPTGDLCDLDPLDEEVFEDKNAAKIVKEVASNRGEGGKKKKKEKKKKMKNPKATGKKRAGAIFNEILGDSGDE